The DNA sequence AGGGCCCCGCCAATGTATTTCCCTATCGCCAGGGGCTTGATAGCCGGGTTGGAAAACTGCACCACGCACCGGCACTCGCCCACGCAGTCCATGCTATCAGGCGTTAAGGGCGGCGGCACGGCCCAGGCAAACTCCGGGGCCCCATCGCCGTCGAAATCGCCCTTCACGGCGCCGGCCGGTACGAGCGTACCCCCGACCAGCCGCGGGGCAGCGGGCACGGCGCCGCTCAGCCCCAGCAAAACAAGTACAAACCCGAAACGCATGGCATTGCTATAAAAGACATTAAGGCTTTTTTTACGCCGGGGCCCGGCCGGGGTTGGCTGTGCCCCGGCCGGGCAGTGCGGGCCGAGGCCCGGGCAGCGCCCATCTTTTCAGGGGTCGTTTCGGGGCCCGGTGGGGCCCCGGCGCGGGCAGCTGCTAACCGACCTCCCACCCCGGCGGCGCGGCCGTTAGTACAGCACGTCGTCCACGGGCTCCACCTTGGGCGGCAGGGTGGCTTCGCCGAGCAGCTCGCGCAGGTCTATTTCGATACTGCGGCAAATGCTGGTCATCGGCACGTCGTTCATGGTGTTGTCGAACGGGTTTTCGCTGATGTGGCCCACCAGCTCAATGGTGTTGAACACCCACGACACGAGCACCGAGAACGGCACCATCAGCCACACGTGGTACTGGCCCAGGGGCAGGCGGCTGTCGAACTCCTCCACCAGGCCCAGCGGCAGCAGCAGCGCGAACAGCCACACAAACACGAAGCTGAAGTAGGCGTACTGCCGCGGAAACGGCGTGTTCTTGATGCGTTCGCAGCCGCCCTGGAAGTTGAAAAAGTCCTGCACGGTCTGCATCATGGCCACCTGCCGGAACTCGCTGAGCAGGCCCACGCGGTGAAGGTCGAGCAACTCCTTGCTCTGGTGGCGCAGCAGGTGGGTGGGCGGGTTGGCGGCGAAGCGAGCGGCCGAGTCGTCGGGGTCGAGCAGGAAAGGGGCCACCTCGGCGTCCCAGCCCTCGGCGGTTTGGCGGCGCAGGTGCAGGCGCAGGGCGTTGCACCAGGCAATTTGGCGGTACACCAGGCGGCGGTGCAACACTTGCACCCGGTCCGCATCGGGGTAGCCGTCGGGAAACTGCACGAAGTCGAACACCCGCAGCGTCCACACCCGCGAGGTGTTCACGATGCTACCCCACAGCTGCCGGCCTTCCCAGAAACGGTCGTAGGAGCCGTTGTTTTTAAAGCCGATGTAGAACGCCACCGCCGTACCCAGCGTGGCCACCGGCTGCCACGGAATATCGAGCGCGTGCATGTTCAGGGGCCCGTACAAAAAGCAAATCATTCCATTGTAGACCAAGAAGAAAATTAGGCTATTGCGCGATAAGCGCCAGATGACGATGGGGCGAAGATTGGTACGGACGTACATGAATAAGCTGTTGAGAAGAACCCCGCATACGCCGCCGCCGGGCCCCGCGGCCAAACCCTGCCCTAAATAGGCCCTCCGGCCGCGGCCAGCGCGGGCATTATCTGAAGGCAGCCGACCCGGGCAGTGCCGGCGCGACGCCCAAAATTAGCGTATTTTGGGGGGTGATGCGCCGGCCAAATGGCTTTGGCACCCATCCTTCCTCCATGCATACGCCCCTGTTTCCCGCCCTAGCCGTAGCCCTGTGCCTGGCCGCCGGCCCCGCCGCCCACGCCCAAAAACGGGCCCCCGTCCCCCCGCCCGACCGCACCCAGGTGTACGACTCAGTGGCCCAGCCGGCCGTGCCGCTGGGCGGCACCGCGCGCTACGCCCAGTTCCTGGCCGACCACCAGCGCTACCCGGCCCCGGCCATGCAGCAGGGCCAGCAGGGCACCGTGCCGGTCAGCTTCGTGGTGGAAAAAACCGGCGTGGTGAGCCACGTGGAAGTAACTAAGCCCGTGGCCCCGCTGCTCGACGCCGAGGCCCTGCGCCTCATCAGGAGCGGCCCGCGCTGGACGCCGGCCAAAAACGGCGGCCAGGTGGTGCGCCAGCGCGTGACGGTGCCGGTGAGCTTCGTGCTCTCGCCCCCGGCCGCCACCGTGCAGCTGCCGGCCAAGGGCGGGGCCCCCACGCCGCCCAACGCGGCCGACATCGCCGCCTCGACCCACCCCAACCAGCCGGCCGTGGTGGCCCCCGACCGGCCCGCCACCCCGGTGGGCGGTACCGACGCGTTTTTTGCCTGGATCGAGAAGAACCAGCAGTACCCCAAGCTGGCCCGCCAGCGCAAAATCCAGGGCAAGGTGCCGGTCGAGTTTATGGTGCAGGCCGACGGCAGCCTGACGGACGTGCGCGTCCTCAAAAAAATGGGCTCGGGCCTCGACGAAGAAGCTCTGCGCCTGATCCGGACGGCCCCAAAATGGGAGCCCGCCACGTACCAGGGCAAGCCGTTAAAGCAAAAGCTGGTGCTGCCCGTCTTGTTCCAACTGTAGGATGGGCCGGCGGCCCACTGGGGTCATACTTTTTGGTGGCGCCAGTTGTTGTGCTTGCGCCGCGCCTATCTTTTCTGCTCCATGCTTACCGCCCAAATCGCCACCTTGCTGCCCGACGCCCCGCTCGCCCCCACCGCCGAGGCGCCCGTGTGGCCCTACCAGGCCCGCTTCCGGCGCACGGCTCAGGCCCTGGCCGACGAGCTGTTTGGGCTGCTCGACGACGAATTGCATCCCCTGGTGCAGCTGCTGGCCCTGCCCACCAACGCCGACCCGGCCGCCCGCTTTCTGGAAACCGGGGCCGACGCCCTGCCCGCGGGGCCCTTCGCCGGGGTGGTGGCCCGGGGCCTGGACCTGCAATACGCTAGCTTATGGGCCTACACCGACCGCGACGACCTCTCGCCCGCCATTCTGCACCGGCGGCAGGAAGGGCGGGGCCTGCGCGGGGCCGTGCAGGAGGTGCTGAACGCGCTGGACGCCGACACGCCCTACGCGCACTTCGCGGGCTGGCCCATCCGCATCAACGACTGCTTCATCATCACGGTGCTGCGGTTCCAGCGCAAGGCCTTGCGCGCCCACCCCAGCCTGCTGCCCAACCGCTTCTACACCGACGGCCGGCCCCTGTCCACGTCGCTGGCCATGGCCGTGATATACCGCTTCAACGAGGAGGCCGTGAAAAACCTGAGCGAGCCCGAGCCCGGCGCGGGCGTGATGAGCCGCCCCCGCGAAGCCGAGGAGTTGCTGCGCGCCGCCGGCCGCTCTTTCCTCGATACGCCGGCCCAGGCCCTGGGCCTCGACCCCGCCGTGGCCCAGCTGTTCGTGACCTGCAACACCATTTCGAGCCTCCGCTACGAGGGCGCCGAGGGCGTGGGCCGGCTGCTGCTGGCCCGCCGCCACCACCCCAACCTGGAGGAGGTGTTCGCCCTCACCTGCCCCACCCCGCTCACCGATTACCGGGCCGTGCGCAAGCTGCTGGAGATGACGACCCCCGACGTGCACCTGCTCGCCGACGGCGAGAACGTGTACGCCCTGGGCCGCCAGGTGGGCCACTACGACACGGCCCGCGAGGACCTGTTCGCCGTCAACTTCATCACCCACTACGCCTGGGAGCTGCAGCACGGCACCCACCTGCTGCTGCGTGCCCACTACGGCCTGCCCGGCCTACCGCGCACGCGCCTGAGCCGTACCAACTTCCGGCGCGACCTCAAGCGCACCTTCGGCCTCACCGACGCGCCCAAGGTGGACAAGCTCTGGGACGTGGTGCTGGAGGCCAGCCGCCAGAAGCACGGCACGCTGCTCGTCATCACCACTGAGGCCCTGGCCGAGGCCGACCGCCTCAAGCTCCAGTGCACCCTCATTGAGCCCGTACCGCTCACGCCTCTCATCACGCGCCTCATCACGGCCATCGACGGGGCCGTACTGCTTGACCCCGAGGGCTACTGCTACTCCATCGGCGTGATACTGGACGGCACCGCCAGCGGCCGCGGCGACGGCAGCCGCGGGGCCCGCTACAACTCGGCCCTGCGCTACGTTGAAAGCTCGCGCTACCCCTGCTTAGCCGTGGTTGTGAGCGAGGATGGCTTGGTGAACGTGCTCACCTCGAAGCGCGACGCCGGGGAGCGGTAGGCGCTGGTCGGCCGGCACTTTTAAAATTTTGCGGTAAGCTTCGGCTAATTATTCCGTACCCTAGTTTTTACCTGGGCCCCGGGCTGCCGCATTTTAATCGACGGACGATATTTAAGCCGAAAAAACGAATCTGGTTTCCCATTCGCCTCACGGCAGCGGAATGCCAACAGGAGCAGTTTTACGCGGGGCTGCGCCAGACCCGGGAAAGATGGCGGCGCGAAAACGAAGCGGCGGAGCATCGCGCCGCGCCCCTGGCCCGGGATTGGGAAAGACGGCCCGACGCGCTGGCCCAATCGATGGCAGCCTTGAGCGAAGCCCGGCAACTGGTAGAACGGGGGCGGCCAAACGCCTGAGCTGCCCGACCCCGGCCAGCCGCCGGCCGTTGGTCCCGTGGGATACTGCCTGACTTGGCCGCGCCAATCGCGCGGCAGGCACTGCCCATCAAACTCGACCTGCTGGTGACGCTGCTTCGAAAGCCAGCCAGCCGCATAAGCCGCCCGGCCCTCCTATTCAAAAAAAGCCGCCCCAGTAACCAGGGCGGCTTTTTTGCGTGGTGGCTAGGTTGGACAAGTTAGGCGGCGGGCAGCGCGTCGTGCCGGGCCTTGACGGCGGCAATGGCTCCGCTGAGCACCGCCACCTGGGCATCAATCTGGTCGGCGTCTACGGCGGCCAGAAAGCCGGCCGCGCCGCCCGCGTCGGCCGTGCGGCTGGTGAGGCGCGCCTGCTGGTAGGTAGCCGTCAGGAGCTGGTCCTCGTAGCGGCGGCGGTCGGCGGGGGCCAGGTTGGGGCCGGCCAGCTGCTGGGTCAGGTAGTTTACTTTATCGGTAGCGGCGGCCAGGCGCGTAGTAGCCGAAGCATCCGAGCGGTCGTTCCGCCGGTCCTGAAACGCCAGGTTTTGGTCGCGGTTCTGGTAGCCGTCGAGTTCGGCTTCCAGCGAGGCTTGGGTTTCCAAGCACTGGGCCCGGTCTTTCAGGGTGTTGACGTCGTAGGTCATAACTAAAATAAAAAGGGTAGAAAATGAATAAATGGTGAACCAAAGATAGGCGCCGGTTTCGTTTTGCCCGTACGCCGCAAACGGCGCCTACCGCGGCAGCAGCGCCGCCAGTGCCGCCGCTTCGGCTTCGAGGGCTTCGGCTTGCAGGCGCAGCAGGTGGTAGCGGGCGCTCAGGTCGGGCGGCAGGGCCGGGGGGCGCTGGTCGAGCCAGCGGTGGCGGTGCCAGGCCTGCCACGCCGGCCAGGCGGTGGCCGGGTCGGGGGCGGCGGCGGGGCCAGGATCGGGCGGCAGGGCCGCCCGCAGCGCGGGCAAGGCGGCGGCCCACCGGGCGGCCGTGGCCGCCTGGGCTTCGAGCGGAACCAACGCCCGGCGCAGGCGGCGGGCGTGGTGCTGGCAGTAGTCGAGCCGGGCGGCGAGCGGGGCCGCATCGGGCGGGGCCAGGGCCAGCGCGGGTAGCGCGGCCGAGGCTAGCCGCAACGCTCCGGTGACCGGGACCGCGCCAGGCAGCGGCAGCCGCGCCACTAGCGGGGCCAGGGCTTCGGCGGCGTCCCCGGCCAGGGCGCGCCGGCCGGTTTCTAGGTGGCCGGCTTGGGCATTGCTCACGCCAAGCCAGCCGGCTAGCTCCTGCTGGCTCAGGCCGAAGTGCCGGCGCACATCGGCTACTACAGAATCGGAAGATAAGCAGTGAAGCGCCATATTTGTAGGTAACATTACGTGAATAGTAAAAATATCCTACAGATATTGTAGGGCATTTTTGCTATTCACGTAATATTACCTACAAATTGCTTATCCGTTGGACTGTTACCAGGCCGCCGGGCGGGCGGCTAATTACTACGACTGGGTGCTGAATGGCAAAGTGCCGATGTAGTGTTCCGTAAATTCCTAATCGGGGTGGCCGGCCAACGTCGCCGGCCACCGGATTTCGGATTGGGCCATGCGCTCTAGTGGTTGAAAAATATTAATAAGTCGCATTGGTTTGGATATTAAACGCTTTCTCATGTGACCATTTATTGTCTCAATCCAACCGCTGAGGAACGCTAGACCTTGGAAGAGTGGCAGAAAAAGCACAAAAGCCATTCGCCGAAGCTGCAACGGATTAAAATTCTGTTGAATAGCGATGAGCAAGTGGACCGCCGCCCGGTTTCCGAGCTAGCCGCCGTGCTGGGTATCTGCACCAGAACCATTGAACGGGTGCGCCGCCAGTTCTGCAAAGAGGGCTTGGCCTTGTTTGAGCCCAGGCTGCGTAAAACACGTTCCGACAAAAAGATAGACGGCCGGGTGGAGGCCCACCTCACGGCCCTGCGCTGTCAAAGCCCGCCCGGTGAGCAGCCCCGCTGGCAGTTGAAGATGCTGGCGGACCGGCTGGTGGAGTTGGACGTGGTCGCGCACATCTCGACCACAATGGTGGCACGGCTGCTAGAAAAAACGAACGCAAGCCTTTTAATGGCCCGCAGCAGTGGGTAATTCCGGCCGAGCAGAGCGCGTTCTTCGTGTGCCAGATGGAACAAGGTGCTTGACCTCTACGAGCAGCCCTACGACGCGGACTATCCCGTAGTCTGCCTGGATGAGTCGCCCAAGCAACTACTCGACCACGAACAGTTTACCACTTCTACCGGCCAGCGCTACCGCGATTCGGAGTACGTGCGCCGGGGCGTGGTGGAGTTGTTTGTGGCCACCGAGCCGCTGCGGGGCTGGCGCTGCCTGCGCGTGGGGGCCGACCACAAAGCGGCCATGTGGGTGCAGTTCGTAGCCCGGCAGATGGACACGACCTACTGCAAGGCCAAAAAGGTGCGCTGGGTCATGGACAACCCCAGTACCCACAAGCTCAGTTTCTTTTATGCCCACTTTCCGCCCGCCGTGGCCCTGGCCTGGCTGCGACGGATGGAAATCATTTACATCCCGGCCCATGGCTCGTGGCTGAACATGGCTGAAATAGAATTCTCTGCCCTCAGCCGGCAGGTCCTTAACCAGCCCTTCACTACGGGCGAGCAGGTGCACCACGTAGTGCAACAGTGGCAAGACCGGCAGAATGCGCGCCCCAAGCCGCGCAACTGGCAATTCAAAACAGCCGATGCCCGTATTAAACTAGCTGAATTGTACCCGACCCAATAGTATTTTTCGGCCACTAGTGCGTTACTAATTGTAGGGTAATTTGAGTTTGAAACAAAATTATCCTACAATTAGTATAGGGTAATTTTGTTTCAAACTCAAATTACCCTACACTAAGTAGCTTTTGCCCGGAACGACCACGTCACGCGGAACACCGCCACCACGGCGCCGGCCTCGTCCACGCCGGTGCTGGTGCACACCACGGTGCGGCCCTCGCCGGTAGCGCGGCTCTCGGCCACGGCCCGGGCAATGGCGGCCCCATCGGGGCAGGTGAAGGCCACCAGGCCCGTGGCTTTCTTGGTGAAGTCGGCCGTCAGGCTCGTCACCAGCATCGACGCGGGGGCCCCGGCTTGCACGTGCATCATGGCCTGAAGGCCGCTGGCCAGCTCGGCCGCCATGGCCAGGCAGGCGAAGTAGATGCTGCGAAACGGGTTTTGGGTAAGGTACTTGTACCGAATGGTAACCGTGGCGGCTTCCGGCGTCAACTCGCGCAGGCGCAAGCCGGCCAGCCAGGCCATCGGCAATTTGCGCAGCATGAACAGCCGCAGCTTGGCCGGGCTGAGCACCTGGCGGCGGAAAGCGGCGGCTTGCGGGGTATCGGTAGAAACGGTGGGTTCGGGCATGGGGAATGTGAAGATGATATAGAAATGTGGGAGATGTGGAGATGTGAGAAATGCAGAGGTGTGGAGAATGAAAACGAAAATCACAAGCACAACCGCCTCACTCCCAAATCTCCACATTTCTCATATCCTCCACATTATTCACTTTTTCTTCGGGTGCACCGTCAGCTCCTGGTAGCCGAAAGTGGGGTCGGTTTCGCGCCGGAACTCCAGGTCCGGCAGCTCGGCCAGCACGATTTCGGCGGTGGTGTACACGCGGCAGCCGTCGAGCAGGTGGCCGCCGAAAGTGCGGCCTGTGCTGTCGGCCACTGCCAGGTGCAAGTGCGAGCCGTTGGTGGAGAGCGTGCCCACGAGCGACACGATTTCGAAGTGGCCGCGGTACTCGGTGGGGCCCTCCTGGTTGGCCAGCCGCAGCGTGGCCACCGTGAGGCTGCCCACGCACGTGAGCAGGGCCCCCGCCCGCAGGTGCTGGGCCTGCACGAAGGCCAGGAGGCCCTGGCGCAGGTCGTCGCCGGGGCGCAGGCGCAGGGCGTAGGTTTTCAGCGAAGAAGACGGGGCGGCGGGCACGGCAGCAGCAGATGGGTGGCACGGCACGGACTGCGCCAGCGCGGGGCCGGCCAGCAGCCCGAGCAGCGGAAGGAGGAAGCGGGACACCTGGTAAAGTAACGGCATGCCGCGGGCATTGCCGGCCACGGCCCGGGGCCCCGGCGGCTTACTCGCCCGGGTAGCGCAGCCCGATTTCGCGCCGCACCGCGTCCAGCAATTCCATCAGCGCCAGGCTGAAGGCCAGCGGCAGCAGCGGGCTTTCGCGCAGGCCCTGGGCCAGGCACTGCTGCACGTGCGCCGCCTCGTGTTGGTAGCCGCCGCCCGCGGTGGGCGCGGGAAACTCCTGCGCTTCGGCCTCGCCCAGCAGCTGCACCCGCACGCCGGTGGGCGCGTGGAAGCGCCCCAGCAATTGCAGCTGGCCCTTGGTGCCGTACAGCACACAGCGGTTGTCGGTGGTGGCGGCGATAGTGGAAAACAGGGTGGCCGTGGCCCCGCTGGCGTAGGCCAAGGCCATGGCGCAGTTCGCGTCCACGCCGGTGCCGGTGGGCGTCGAAACGGCCCGCACGGCCGCCGGGGCCCCCAGGAAAAGCTGGCTAATAAAGAGCGGGTACACGCCAATGTCCAGCAGGGAGCCGCCGGCCAGCGCGGGGTTGAACAGCCGGCCTTCGGGCTCAAAGGGAGCCGCGAAGCCGAAGTCGGCCACCAAGTGCTTCACCTCGCCGATGACGCCCGATTGCACCAATTCCAGCGCCTGGGCGATGGCAGGGAAGAAGCGCGTCCAGAACGCTTCCATCAGGAAAACGCCCTGTTCCTGCGCCACGCGCACCATTTCCTGGGCTTGGCCGGCGTTCTGGGCAAAGGCTTTTTCGCAGAGCACGGGCAGGCCACCCCGCAGGCACAGCAGGGTGTGGGCGTGGTGCTCGGAGTGCGGCGTGGCCACGTACACAGCATCAATGCCGGGCACTGCCAGCAGTTCCTCGTAGCTGCCCACGGCGTGGGAGGCCCCAAACTCGGCGGCAAAGGCCTCGGCTTTAGCTAGGCTGCGCGAAGCTACGGCGTGCAGCTTGGCGCCGGGCACGTGGGCCAGGTCGGCGGCAAATTTGCGGGCAATGCGGCCCGGGCCCAGGATGGCCCAGTTGAAAGTGCGCATGAGAAAAAGCTGGGTGGATGAGCAGCCGAAGGTAAGGCGGGGCATGCTTTTGAGCAGTTCCGCCAAGCGCCCCCGCTGGCAACAGCCGCCGCCCGGGGCCCTAGCGGCTGAAGCGCACCGTGCCGTTGCGCACCCGGATGCTGACGTTGCCCGCGCCGCGCCGCGGCACAGACCGCCCGAACACGCCGAGCACGTCGCTCGACTGCGCCCCGTGGGCCTCCGAGAGCACCCGCACCAGGGCGGGATCCACGAGGAGCTGGCCCTGTTCGGTGCGCACGTCGAAGCGGAAGGCGGGCGTTTCGGCAAAGCCCAGGCGGATGGTGCTGAAGCCCCCGTCGAGGGTAATCTGGCGGAAATTGGGGCCCGTATCGCGCACCTCAAAATCGGGGCAGTAGCGCAGGGCCATATCCAGCTCTTCGCCAATTTTCTCCACGCTGAAGCGCGAAAAGCCCGACGAGCCCCGCAGCGAGCCCACCGTGCCCAGGGCCAGGTCGCCGTACTTGCTGTGCACCACCAAGTTGTCCACGGTGCCCATTTCCACATCGGCGTAGTTGGTGTGCAGGTCCACGGCCTGGCCGGCGTCGAGGCGCAGGCGGGCGTAGCTGGCATCAATGCTGGCGCGGCCCGCAAACGGGATGGCACAGTTGCCGTTGGCGATGCGCACCGCGTTGCGGGGCCCCAGCAGGCGGGCCGTGCGCAGGTCGCCGTAGTCCACGGCCAAGTCGGTGGGCCCGGTGAGGTCGCCGGTTACGGCCACGGCCCCGAAGCCGTTGGCCACACGCAGGGCCGTGGCCGCGGGTAGCCATACAGTGTAGTTGATTTCGTAGCGCCGGCCGCTGCACCCGCTGCGGCCGCGCAGCATGGGCCCAAACTGCGAGGCCACCAGCACGCCGCCCGTGCGGGCGTCGTAGTCGAGCCACTGCACGCCCAGGGCCCCCAGCACTTCCCGGGCCCCGGCCTCCGTTTCGGAGCGGGCCACCAGCTCGGCTTCGACCTTAATTTCGGCCTTGGCCCAGGTGTTGATCTGCACCCGGCCGTAGCGGGCCTCCAGGGCGAAAGGGCGCCCGCCGGCCGGCACCCGGTAGCGGCGGCTCAGGCGGCGGCGCTGCTCCACGGGCGGGGTGGCCGCGTCGAGGTCGGCTTCGGCCTCCGTTTGGTCGGCGGCAGCGGCGGGGGCCCCGGGGCCCTGCTGGCCGGTTTGCCCGGCGCCGGCTGCGGCCAGGGCCCACGGGGCCCCGGGCGCGCGGCGGGCCTGCGCGGGCGCACCAAGGCCCAGCAGCCCGGCGGCCAGCACCAGCGCTCCCAGGCGCCGTATTTTCCAACGGAGGGCCCCGCGCTGCACTACGGCCGGCGGTAAGAGCGGCTATCGGCCAGCACCAGGCCGGTGGCGGCGGGGCGGGCTTCGGTCATGGCGCGGGTTTGCAGCTGGCGGTCGAGCAGGTCGAGGCGGATTTGCAGGTTGCGATTCATGGCCGTCAGCACCACGTCGGGCTGCGGGTGGTGGGGCAGTTCCAGCTTCAGGGTGCGGTAGCTCGAATCGAGGGCTGCCAAATCGTGCCGCCACTCGGCCGTGGGGCTGCCGGCGGCCGAGTCGGCCAGCTGGCGCAGTTCGGCCTTGCGCTCGTTGAGCTGAGCCACGTAGTAGCTTTCCATGCCGCTCACGGCTGTAATCAATCGACTGTCGGTGAGGTCGTTGCGCTCGGTCGTGGCCAGGGCCTGCGGGTCGCCCAGGTATAGGGGCCCGATGGGGGCCGCGCTGGTTTCGGCGGCTATGCCCGGCTCGGGGCCCGGCTGGCGGTGGCCCGATTTCCAGGCTTCGCTGGCACCGGCGGCCACCACCAGCAGAGCCAGCGCGGCGGCTACGCCGTAGCGGTGCAGCCACGGGGCCCGGCCGGCGGGTGCTACGGCCCGGGGCATGGGCACGGAAGGCCCGGGCAGCGACACGGCGGCGGCGGGCACCGCAGCGGGGCCCGCGAGTTCCTTCTCCAGGGCCGCCCACAGCTCAGGGCGCGGCTCGTGCACGTCGAAATCGGCGCGGTGCCGCTCGACGAAGATGGCTAATGAATCGGGCTTATCGGATTGCATAATAGTAGTAAGAACAGGCGGCTGGCGTTGGGTGGGGCAGCCGCCAGTGCGGCATCTATAAAACAGAGAGTTGGGCAACGGAGGTACGGCCCGGGGGGGCCAAAAAGATTCAGTGGAGGCCCTGCTGGGCGGCCAGCTCGCGCAGCTTGGCGCGGGCCCGGCTGTACTGCGACTTGGAAGTGGATTCGGAAATGCCGAGGATACCGGCCACCTCCAGGTGGTCGTACCCCTCTAAGAGGTAAAGCGTTAGTACCACCCGGTAGCCGTCGGGCAGCTCCTGGATGCAGCGGCGCAGCACGTCGGCGCGGTAGTGGGTTTCGGCCTCGTCGTCGGCCGAGTAGTGGGTTTCGAGAGGCGCGTCGTGGTGCTGCTCGCCCAGCGGCACCAGCGCCAAGCGGCGCTGGCGCAGGCAGTTGATGCTCTTGTTCACCACAATCCGCTTCAGCCAAGCCCCAAACGAGGAATCACCCTTGTAGCTGCTTAGCTCGCGGAAGGCGCTCAGGAACGACTCTTGCAACACGTCCTCGGCCTCAGCGTAGTCGCCGGTGATGCGCAGGGCCGCGTTGAACATGGCCTTGGCGTAGCGCCGGTACAGCTCGGCCTGGGCCTGGTGGTCGTGCAGGCGGCAGCGCTCCACCAGCGAGGCGTTGATGTCGACGTAGGCAGAGTAGGAAAGGGCTTCCATGCGGGGCGATGAAGGAGCGGAACGCGTTAGCAACCCAAAGACTGCACGATGGGTTCGGGGTTGCACTCCGAACCAGGCGCTTGGCTGAACAAGAGGGCCCCGAAATTTCGCCGGGCCGCAACGCCCAGAACAGTTTTCTCGCATCGTTGCACTGTCTTTGGCGCAGCAACGCTTTTTTTATACAGAGGTGCAAAGAGACAGGCTCGATGAACCGCCGGCAACCCCACTACGTGGAACGGTGCCAAGTCCTGAGACTTGCGCTCCTGAATTAGAAAAAAAGCAGCCCGTCATGTTTGGCTGCGCGCTACATGACGGGCTGCCCCAACGGCTGCGCCCGCCCCCACCCGGGCGAAGTTGGGCTGGCGGGCCGGTCCCTGGCCGCTATACCCTGTATCCCAGCGCCAGCCACGCCGGCAAGTGCCTCAACAAGCCCCACCGCGAAATGCCGGACGAAAACGGCATCCTCCTGCCTGCGCGAGCTAACGCCGCCACTGGCCGCCTACGCCGCTGGCCGGGGTCCCGGCGAGGGCTTCGGCGACTTCGTAGTGCGCGCCGGCGTAGTAAAAGCCGCGGCAGAAGGGCTGGACTTCCGCGCCCAAGAGGCTGCTTGGGTTAACATCAGCCCGGTATAGCGACGCATCCTGGCGCCTCCGGCTTAAACGATGCTCGGGCAGGTCGTTCAAGCCGAAGGCGCCAGGATGCGTCGCTACCCCCGTTCCAGGAGCCAAAAAATCAAGTCAGCCAGCAGCTTCTAAGATCGGTTTTTCAATTAGTGTACCGCTCTTGCGCTCGGGGGAAGCTCACAAGATTCCCTACTTACACAACGACTCTAGAGCGGTTTCCAAGTCAGTGTACAGCTTATTGGGTGCGGGCTGCCGGCTTTTCGCCGGCTGTCCGCTTGTCGGTAGAACTACCAGTGCGAAAGGCGAGCGGACAGTCGGTAAAAAGCCGGTAGCCCGCCCTGTACACTGAATTAGAAACTGCTCTAAGTCCTTATTAGTAGGTCGGATGAATTAGTTTGCATTAAATGGGCTGAACGTAATAACGAGTTGCTTCCCGAAATTTGCGAGGCAGCGATTGGTGGCGTAGGCCAAGTCATCGGCCTGGGCGTAGTCCTGGGGTTGGAGCCAACCGCCCTTTAAATGCCGCCATAGGGTTTCGGCCAGGTTGAGGTGGGGCGAATAGGGCGGCAGAAAAAACAGACGCAGGTCCCGTTGCGCCCAGACCGCCCGCCGTTGCTGGATAAGATGCGCCTTGTGGATGCTGGCATTGTCTAGCACAATAACCGTTGGACCAGCGATTCGCAGTGAAAGAGCGTCTAATTTTTCGGCCACAAAAGCGGCGGCAATGTTCTGGCAGGTGGTGGCCCAATGGCACTGGTTATCGCGGCTGAAGAGGCCCCAGCAGTTGAGGCGAACACCTTTTTGAGCGGGG is a window from the Hymenobacter nivis genome containing:
- a CDS encoding helix-turn-helix domain-containing protein, whose translation is MNSDEQVDRRPVSELAAVLGICTRTIERVRRQFCKEGLALFEPRLRKTRSDKKIDGRVEAHLTALRCQSPPGEQPRWQLKMLADRLVELDVVAHISTTMVARLLEKTNASLLMARSSG
- a CDS encoding PPC domain-containing DNA-binding protein → MSRFLLPLLGLLAGPALAQSVPCHPSAAAVPAAPSSSLKTYALRLRPGDDLRQGLLAFVQAQHLRAGALLTCVGSLTVATLRLANQEGPTEYRGHFEIVSLVGTLSTNGSHLHLAVADSTGRTFGGHLLDGCRVYTTAEIVLAELPDLEFRRETDPTFGYQELTVHPKKK
- a CDS encoding PaaI family thioesterase, which codes for MPEPTVSTDTPQAAAFRRQVLSPAKLRLFMLRKLPMAWLAGLRLRELTPEAATVTIRYKYLTQNPFRSIYFACLAMAAELASGLQAMMHVQAGAPASMLVTSLTADFTKKATGLVAFTCPDGAAIARAVAESRATGEGRTVVCTSTGVDEAGAVVAVFRVTWSFRAKAT
- a CDS encoding IS630 family transposase — protein: MLDLYEQPYDADYPVVCLDESPKQLLDHEQFTTSTGQRYRDSEYVRRGVVELFVATEPLRGWRCLRVGADHKAAMWVQFVARQMDTTYCKAKKVRWVMDNPSTHKLSFFYAHFPPAVALAWLRRMEIIYIPAHGSWLNMAEIEFSALSRQVLNQPFTTGEQVHHVVQQWQDRQNARPKPRNWQFKTADARIKLAELYPTQ
- a CDS encoding helix-turn-helix domain-containing protein, with amino-acid sequence MALHCLSSDSVVADVRRHFGLSQQELAGWLGVSNAQAGHLETGRRALAGDAAEALAPLVARLPLPGAVPVTGALRLASAALPALALAPPDAAPLAARLDYCQHHARRLRRALVPLEAQAATAARWAAALPALRAALPPDPGPAAAPDPATAWPAWQAWHRHRWLDQRPPALPPDLSARYHLLRLQAEALEAEAAALAALLPR
- a CDS encoding DNA integrity scanning protein DisA nucleotide-binding domain protein, translating into MLTAQIATLLPDAPLAPTAEAPVWPYQARFRRTAQALADELFGLLDDELHPLVQLLALPTNADPAARFLETGADALPAGPFAGVVARGLDLQYASLWAYTDRDDLSPAILHRRQEGRGLRGAVQEVLNALDADTPYAHFAGWPIRINDCFIITVLRFQRKALRAHPSLLPNRFYTDGRPLSTSLAMAVIYRFNEEAVKNLSEPEPGAGVMSRPREAEELLRAAGRSFLDTPAQALGLDPAVAQLFVTCNTISSLRYEGAEGVGRLLLARRHHPNLEEVFALTCPTPLTDYRAVRKLLEMTTPDVHLLADGENVYALGRQVGHYDTAREDLFAVNFITHYAWELQHGTHLLLRAHYGLPGLPRTRLSRTNFRRDLKRTFGLTDAPKVDKLWDVVLEASRQKHGTLLVITTEALAEADRLKLQCTLIEPVPLTPLITRLITAIDGAVLLDPEGYCYSIGVILDGTASGRGDGSRGARYNSALRYVESSRYPCLAVVVSEDGLVNVLTSKRDAGER
- a CDS encoding bestrophin family protein, with product MYVRTNLRPIVIWRLSRNSLIFFLVYNGMICFLYGPLNMHALDIPWQPVATLGTAVAFYIGFKNNGSYDRFWEGRQLWGSIVNTSRVWTLRVFDFVQFPDGYPDADRVQVLHRRLVYRQIAWCNALRLHLRRQTAEGWDAEVAPFLLDPDDSAARFAANPPTHLLRHQSKELLDLHRVGLLSEFRQVAMMQTVQDFFNFQGGCERIKNTPFPRQYAYFSFVFVWLFALLLPLGLVEEFDSRLPLGQYHVWLMVPFSVLVSWVFNTIELVGHISENPFDNTMNDVPMTSICRSIEIDLRELLGEATLPPKVEPVDDVLY
- a CDS encoding energy transducer TonB, which produces MHTPLFPALAVALCLAAGPAAHAQKRAPVPPPDRTQVYDSVAQPAVPLGGTARYAQFLADHQRYPAPAMQQGQQGTVPVSFVVEKTGVVSHVEVTKPVAPLLDAEALRLIRSGPRWTPAKNGGQVVRQRVTVPVSFVLSPPAATVQLPAKGGAPTPPNAADIAASTHPNQPAVVAPDRPATPVGGTDAFFAWIEKNQQYPKLARQRKIQGKVPVEFMVQADGSLTDVRVLKKMGSGLDEEALRLIRTAPKWEPATYQGKPLKQKLVLPVLFQL